The nucleotide window ATGTTTCGGAACCCCGAGGAGCTTGTGGACGTTGGCCGGCGTGACGGTGAAATGCTTCTCCTTGCCCTCCGCGATCTGCCGCGCGATTTTTCGAAGAACGGTCGCCAGCTCCCGCTCCAGGTTCCGGACGCCGGCCTCCCGGGTGTATTGCTGAATGATCGACCGAACGGCCGGGTCGGTAAGGGTCACGTTCTTTTCCGTAATGCCGTGCTCCGTCAACTGCCGGGGGATGAGAAAATTGCGCGCGATGCCGAGCTTCTCCTCCTCGGTATATCCGGAGAGTTCGATCACCTCCATCCGGTCCCGCAGCGGCGGCAGGATCGTATCGGTGATGTTGGCCGTGGTGATGAACATCACGTTGGACAGGTCGAACGGCACGCCCAGATAATGATCGCTGAAGGCGTTGTTCTGCTCCGGGTCCAACACCTCCAACAGCGCGGCGGAGGGGTCGCCCCGGAAATCGGCCCCGACTTTATCGATCTCGTCCATCATGAAGACCGGATTGTTGGTTCCGGCCTGCTTGATGCCTTGAATCAATCGACCGGGCAGGGCCCCGACGTACGTCCGGCGATGCCCCCGGATCTCGGCCTCGTCGCGGATACCGCCCAGGGAAATGCGCACGAACTCCCGTCCCAGCGCCCGGGCGATCGATTTCCCGAGCGAGGTCTTCCCCACCCCCGGCGGACCGACGAAACAAAGGATCGGGCCCTTCATCTTGTCTTTCATCTTCCGGACGGCCAGATACTCGAGGATCCGCTCCTTGACCTTTTCGAGGTCGTAATGATCCGTGTCCAGCACCTTGGAAGCCGCTTTGATGTCCAGATTGTCCTTGGTCTTTTTGCTCCACGGCAACTCCACCAGCCATTCCAGATAGCTCCGGACCGTGGAGGCCTCCGCGGAGTCGGGATGCATATGTTCCAACCGCTTGAGCTGCTTGTCGGCCTCCTTGGATACCTTCTCGGGCATCTTGGCCTCTTTGATCCGCTTCCGGAATTCCGTCACCTCCTCGGCGCGCTCATCGACGTCGCCCAGCTCCTTTTGAATCGCCTTCAGCTGCTCCCGAAGGAAATATTCCCGCTGGGTCTTGTCCATTTCGCCCTTGGCCTCGGCCTGGATCTTCTGCTGCATGTTCAGAACGCCCAGCTCCTTGGCCAGAATCTCGCTCACCTTCTTGAGGCGCTCGGTGGGATCGAGGATCTCCAACACCTCCTGGGCCTCCTCCACCTTCAAACCCAGATTCGAAATGATCATGTCGCTCAGG belongs to Nitrospiria bacterium and includes:
- the lon gene encoding endopeptidase La; the protein is MAEQDKETMQQPIEIPETLPLLPVRDIVVFPYMVLPLFVGREMSIRAINEALAGNRMILMAAQKVLDVENPDPKDIHTVGTVGMIMRMLKLPDGRIKILVQGLTRARILSFVESEPYYRVRIQKIVEPKIEERPLELEALIRTVKEQLEKISTFGKLVLPEVLVVIENLDDPGRLSDMIISNLGLKVEEAQEVLEILDPTERLKKVSEILAKELGVLNMQQKIQAEAKGEMDKTQREYFLREQLKAIQKELGDVDERAEEVTEFRKRIKEAKMPEKVSKEADKQLKRLEHMHPDSAEASTVRSYLEWLVELPWSKKTKDNLDIKAASKVLDTDHYDLEKVKERILEYLAVRKMKDKMKGPILCFVGPPGVGKTSLGKSIARALGREFVRISLGGIRDEAEIRGHRRTYVGALPGRLIQGIKQAGTNNPVFMMDEIDKVGADFRGDPSAALLEVLDPEQNNAFSDHYLGVPFDLSNVMFITTANITDTILPPLRDRMEVIELSGYTEEEKLGIARNFLIPRQLTEHGITEKNVTLTDPAVRSIIQQYTREAGVRNLERELATVLRKIARQIAEGKEKHFTVTPANVHKLLGVPKHLPEAEQEKDEIGVATGLAWTETGGDIIYIEATFMKGKGGVMLTGHLGDVMKESAQAALSYIRSREKTLGIKPDLFSKNDIHIHVPAGAIPKDGPSAGITMATALASVFTNVPVRRDVAMTGEVTLRGRVLPIGGLKEKILAARRAGIKTVILPKRNEKDLEEVPKHVRRGMEFVFAETMDDVLPAALRRAAGSKVQRPVAQKVRREKVLAPAISARGRDRSGKSERVRPRSIA